DNA from Devosia yakushimensis:
ACCCAATGAAGTTTACGCGGACATCCAAACGCTTGCAGGGTGGGCGGACTCTATTAGAACCCGGCAGAACGCCTTGCCGTAACTATCCTCGATCAACCTGGATAGGTGGTGTCGGTACCGTGATCTCCTTGGACGGGGCGCGAAGCCGCGAGTAGCGGAGCGCCCCGTCACGAGTGTTGATGGCAAAGCGTGCCAGTTAGAGGCTGACGCCCAGGTTGGCAACGATGGCTTTGGCAGTCTCAGCGTTGACGTTCAGTTCCTCACCGCTGGTTAAATGCAGCTTAAAGTAGCCAGGAACATTCTCCTTCGTGTAGTCCCCATTGTGCTTGAGGTCCTCACGGCACGGGCGAACGGATTCGATGGCCTCGGCGACAAGATGGATGACCTCCATATTGTCTGCGCTGGCCGTGGCCGCCAAATCGAACTCCTGACGCGTGCCGGAGTTCTTGGTGACGATCTGGCGGTGGTGCTTGACCCTAAGCATTGGGTTCTCCTATAGTGGCGCTATTGCCAGGACCCAACTTAAGTCGTTGAAATCGCTTTAGTAATCCCTGGAGCTAGCATGGGATAGTTCCCCTAATCCTTGCCCAATGCCTCCTATCCTTACTCGGTGTAAGCGGTAGCGGAACCAATCCTTGAAAAACGACGCAACTATCCTTCCAAAGTACTAGAAAGATTTTCCCTAGGGTCGTCGACTTTTTGGCGTTTGACGGCCTTGAGGTGGTTTTTTGAGGGCTCGCTTAGCTAATTTCAAGGATTGGCGGGGCCTGGCTGCCTCAGAATTGGCATTTTCGCGCAAAGGCAATCCAGCATTAGGCAACCTCGACCTATTTTCAGGATCACTCGTCGACTTGCCGTCCACGGCAACGAGTAGCCTCTCCCAGCACTCCCCAAGCCTGAGCCGCTGATGAAGTAGCCAGGATTGCATGCGCTTGAGGTTTCTTGCGACCACTTCCCTCCAGCGATTTCCACGCTCCGTGCGAACACCGCGACGCTCCAATGCACTTGCCTTGTGACCGATTTTTGGTTCGGGCTCACGATCCAGAATAACGACTTCGATGTCTAACGCTTGAGCCAGTTCGTTGTCATTGGCCGCACGCGCCATGGCCGCTTGGTTAGACAGGTCGATACGCTGAGCTTCTAAAGTCCGGTGATCAACTCGATCTAATTGGCCCGCTGTCTCAAGCGCGCGGTTAACCTGGTCGGCCCATGCCTCTCGCCAATGCACCAGCAGAGTACGCTCATTCCAATCTCGGCACTTGTTGCCGAACCCTTCACCGGTTAGTTCCCTGAGTGTGAGCATGACGTGCGCATGATCGTTACGCGGATCGCCTTTCTTATGGCTAACATGCACGGCGATATCGGCAATCATGCCTACGCTGACGAATTCCTCACTAACGAAAGTCCGAACCAAGGTCAGTTGTGAATCGCGGTCAAGCTCATGCGGCAGCGCAAGCTGAACCTCTCTGCAGAGTTGTGCATCCTTTCGCCGCTCTGCGCGCTCAACTGCGTTCCACAGCTTCTCTCTATCCAGCATCCAAAGCGGCGACCCCTGCGGGGCCATGATTTCAGTGTGCACAACGCCCTTGCGACGAGCATAGTCGAAGATTTGGTTGGTGTGCTCATCGGCAATGCGGCCGCCAGCGCGATATGCCGCAGCGGCTGTAACAGAGCGGCCCGATCCCCGTGACATAATCTGGGCAGACAAACGATATATCGCCACAACACCTGCCTGATCT
Protein-coding regions in this window:
- the mobQ gene encoding MobQ family relaxase encodes the protein MSAQIMSRGSGRSVTAAAAYRAGGRIADEHTNQIFDYARRKGVVHTEIMAPQGSPLWMLDREKLWNAVERAERRKDAQLCREVQLALPHELDRDSQLTLVRTFVSEEFVSVGMIADIAVHVSHKKGDPRNDHAHVMLTLRELTGEGFGNKCRDWNERTLLVHWREAWADQVNRALETAGQLDRVDHRTLEAQRIDLSNQAAMARAANDNELAQALDIEVVILDREPEPKIGHKASALERRGVRTERGNRWREVVARNLKRMQSWLLHQRLRLGECWERLLVAVDGKSTSDPENRSRLPNAGLPLRENANSEAARPRQSLKLAKRALKKPPQGRQTPKSRRP